The Anopheles stephensi strain Indian unplaced genomic scaffold, UCI_ANSTEP_V1.0 ucontig219, whole genome shotgun sequence DNA segment GCATGGCGTCGACCATCCCCTCCTGGCTGACGGCTCGCTCCGGGAAACCAGCCGTCTGGAGTGCGGCTACGAATGCCTCGGCCGAAAACTGCGTCGTCTTCCATCTACGGCCAGCGTGCCGATAAGTGGTGGATGACGAAGAGGACCCCTGTCCCcgctgacgatgctgctgctgatgtcgctgCTGCCTCCCGTTCGaatgacgatgctgctgctggtgctgctgctgctgctgctgctgatgctgctgctgctgctgctgctggtgttgctgctgttgtcgtcgctgctgctggtcaggAGTTGGAGGCCCCACGGTGAAaaagatgtaccggtggtccgaCGCCGTGTAGTGGCACGAAGCGGTGTTCGCTGCCACCTCCCAAGTGTCCGGACGAGCGATGGATGTGCTAGCGAAAGACACATCCACAACACTGGGAGTGGCGACTCCGTTGCCCACGAACGTCGGGACCGAGCCTTGGTTTAGAACCACAAGCCCGAGCTGCCTGATGGTGTCCAGCAGCTCTTCACCGCGCCGGGTGGTGCGTTGACTACCCCACTCCTCATTCCAGGCGTTGAAATCGCCTGCCAGGACGATACGAGGGTGGGGTTGGGcctccaactccaccgcctccAGAAGTTGCTCGAACTCGCCGGTGTTGAGTCGCGGAGGGGCGTAGCAGCTGATGAACACCACCCCTCCAATCTGCGCAGCAGCCAACCCGGGCATGGCACAGCGCCACACCCGCTGGATCGGAAGGTGGCCGGTTGCCACCACAGCTGCTCTCCCCGACGAATCCACCGCCCAGTTTCCGCTGCCCGCCGGAGGCCGATACACctctgacagcagcagcacgtcgaCCCGCTTCGTGCGGGCTGTTTGCAGGGCCAGATCCTGagcgatgcgtccaccacCCAGGTTGACCTGCATTACCCGCATTACGCCCGCGAATGCTGGTTCTGGCGGCACGATGAGTGGCCCACACGATGGGGCCCCTGGCAGACAATGCACTTAGCTGCCGAAGTGCACTGGCTAATGCGGTGGCCCTCTTCGCCACACTGCAAACACAGACCCGACCGGTCAGACGAGGCACGACAGTTTCGTGCCAGATGCCccatcagaagacaacggaaGCAACGCTGACGGTCGAGTGGCTTCTTCGGCACTTCGCGGATGCCGCTGACGCATTGGCACAGTGTCAGCTTCTGCCCGATGAGAAGCCGTGCCTTTGCTAGTGGGAGCCGCACTCGAGCTCGCTTCGTGCCATCACGGAGCTCCCAGAGCTCGACACGCGCGATTCCCGGCTCTGCTCCCAGCTTCTCCTTGATGGCGAGCTCCACATCACTCTTCTCGGCCAGAGAGTCAATGTTGGTGACGAGAAGCTCTCCCATCTCCGTCACCACACGGACCACGCCATCCTCACCGAGTGCCAGCTGGATCCGGCGAGCCAGCTCAGCGCTGTCCACATTCTTGCGTAATGGGACGATGAGATGACCTTGCGCGGTCCGACGCCCCATCCCAATATCAGCCCTGACGTCTTGCAGCTCCTGTGATGAGCGCAGCTTCACGTACATCTCCGTCCAGGTTTTGTCCGGACCGGGGACCACCGCGATGCGATCGGGTCGTGCAGGACGCCCCTTGGACTGGgcacgatgctgctgatgttgttgctgctggctctgctgctgctgctggcgcatcTGAGGTGGCCGGTATAGCTCCtgatgcggttgctgctgctgctgagtcgGGCGTTGCGCTCGGCTATTACGACCGTTCAAGACCGTTGCCCAggtcatctgctgctgcattggctggagttgtggccactgctgctgatgtagcggttgctgctgctgacgctgctgctgctgctgctgctgctgctgctgctgctgctgctgctgctggcccattgccgacactgcgaccgtccgtcgctgcggctgtggctggctacgctgctgctgctgctgctgctgcttctgctgctgctgctgctgctgctgctgctgctgctgctgctgcttctgctgatgctgatgctgctgctgctgctgctgctgcttctgctgctgctgctgttgctgcgaagCCTTCTTCGCTCGGTTGCGTTGTTGCCGGCTGCGTTTCGTTCTGGCACTGCCCTGGCCACCAGACTGTGCCGAGGAATGTAGTGCCGTCAACGAACGCATTCCTTCCTGAACTGCTTCCAGCATGCACTTTAGAGCAACCTCGCGCTCCCGGCTGAGTCGCAGCTCCTCAGTAAGCGTCTCCACTTGCTTGGCGAGGGTCTCCAGCATCTTGTGCTAAAACTCCTGCGCAGACGCTTCTCCGCCGTCAGGGATCACCACAGATGTGGATGTCTCCCCTTCTACTTCCTGCGACGCCACCACCGTCTGCTCCAGGGTGGAGGCATCGGAGAATTCACCATCATCCTCCTCTTCCGATGTTTCAACAGCTTCCGCTGATCCGACCGACCGTGGTGTCACCGGAGAGGGGGAAGGGGTGTCCGACCGCTTCCCGGGAGCTAACAGCGACCGCACTCCGGAACGCAGCACTCGCCCCTCCATTCTGTGCCAGAGGGAATGACCGTCCGTCGTTAAAATCCCTTTGACAAGTTCTCGCAAAAACCGTGAAGAacgggtttttccgctctgggggggtggtggtgggtggtaggcAGGTACGGTGCTGTGCTTAGTGCTGTCTTCTCAcgccgcgtcgatggaggggtcggatGCTGGGGTGCAGCCGGAAAATTTGGAAGACCCAAaagacgcttttccgggcgtaactcccccaaatgaagTCCGATCGCCACCGGTCCCACGACGTTTCTGTGCGCGTTGTTGCTgcgcacaaccttgccgaagaaacTGACGCTCTAACTCTCCTGcttccccgggaaaatggcggaaaagcgttaaaaacggggtttttccgctctgcgggggtggtggtgggaggtAGACAGGAAAGATGTTGTTTTCCGTTGTCCTCTCTTCAcgccgcgtcgatggaggggtcggatGCGGGGGTGGGGCCGGAAAATTGGggaaaccccaaaaacgcttttccagacgtaactcccccaaatggcgtCCGATCACTTCCGGTCCAAAGACGGTTTTGTGCGTGATGTTAATGCGCACCACCTTGCTGTATGTCTCCACGCTCTAAATCCCCTCCTTCCTCGGGAAATTCACGGAAAACCGTAAAAAACgaggtttttccgctctgggggggtgatGGGTGGTGGTAGGAGGTCGGAAACGCGTACGATGGCTTCGTCTTTGCAAGCCGCGTCGTTTGATACCCCACTTGATGGGGTCCGGTGAATGGTTGGGAAACGGTGGGTGCCCGGAAAAACActattttccagggggggtgggggaaaacccttgcgggggggtATTCTCCGTTGAAATCGGACACCCCTCCACaaacaaacccctatcgggagacGCACCGTTTTCCCGGTAGGCCCGGAAAACTCCTCAGCAACACGCTTTTCCGGCTGTGGCgccccctggtggtggaaaccTGCTGGATTTTCCCGCTtggtgggtggggggcaccCGCCCGGACAACTCCCTCGAAGAACCGGAACTGctatctcccctccttccccgggaaaactcgggaaAACCGTCACCGGgggtggtttttccgctctgggggggtggtggtgggtggtgggggggggcggggtggTCACTACCGGATTCCCCTCCtcgagacgcgtcgatggaggggtcgcacgccCGGATCGGTGGACTGGCCACCCGGTACGCCAAGAATCGGCCAGAGGGCCCgccgggaactccaggaaaccagGGCGGACACAACCCGTCCGAACACCGGGTGCTCCGCAAGGGGGATGTTCCGTCCGGATCTCAACTTCCAGAACCGGAATCAAACGGCCGTTAACGGTTTTTCGCGTCAGGGGGGGCAAAAAGCCGCCATTTTGAGAAGGCGAAAAacggcgtccttttttttgaaCAAAACTTTGTCTCCCTGTATCTCACTCAGTTTTCATGGGATCGACACCAAACTTTCACAAAGCGTTCTTCTCACTGAGACGCACAAATCACTATATGGCAGCTTCCACGTAGGTCCTAAGCCGGCTGAGTTATTCACTGTTCAATTTGCAAATTTTGCCACGTCACCACTTCCGGAACTCCATCATTTCCGGCACTTTGAGGGTATCAAAAGATGCGCCCCAACGGCGCGCTTCTTTTGCACTATCACTTTTAACAATCCGTCAAGAATCCACAAAGTTATTCGAGAAAAACGATCTCACGAAAAACTCCCTcaattttccgaattttccggaaaaattcggCTGGGAGGCGTAGGACCAGGATCGGGGGCCGCACACGTGAAATCACTGTCCTAACTTAACttttcaccgattttcctcgaaaacacttttttctcaCGGagcaccacacaaacacgtctGTTCAgttcggctgctcgatcgccactacagggataactggcttgtggtcgccaagcgttcatagcgacgtgactttttgatccttcgatgtcggctcttcctatcattgtgaagcaaaattccccaagcgtaggattgttcaccctttcaagggaacgtgagctgggtttagaccgtcgtgagacaggttagttttaccctactggtgtgtgctaatacgtgctatcgtaacggaactcctgtgcagtacgagaggaaccacaggtacggaccactggctcaatactagttcgaccggactttggtatgacgctacgtccgctggattatgcctgaacgcctctaaggtcgtaaccaatccgagctgatagcgcttcaaaacctaatgggcaatcggaagctagcgggcctaacaaccctccgagatccgctggaactgcctctgcagcctggcgcctcatccccgcttcatagactgggccgcatcgcgcggggtcgcactgcacgtgttagtacctgaccatagggaacgccggtggccgccgacctcgccgaccgtggacttgactagtttcgatgcccaccgaccgcccgcaaacgacgggacttcaggctaggagtttcaagttgtagagatgcgttcgcatcgatcctctcaggcgacctacgcctggtggtgttatggtggacgcaaggcacgtcctggcccggtagtatgtacaagaaaatgtacaagtccgggaatacggggtgcatcgtatgtaacgttcgatgtacatataaagcctggaaggtgttgggattatatctgcaacacgggcattatcgaaagatggttaagtggagtcacccaaagggtgccgtgtgttataaggtacgtaatgcacagtagagatacattgtcgggaggtggaacccgaaaaatgtacaagtccgggaatatggggtgcatcgtatgtaacgttcgatgtacatataaagcctggtaggtgatgggattatatctgcaacacggacattatcgaaagatggttaagtggagtcacccaatgggtgccgtgcgttatcaggtacgtaatgcacagtagagatacattgtcgggaggtggaacccgaaaaatgtacaagtccgggaatacggggtgcatcgtatgtaacgttcgatgtacatataaagcctggtaggtgttgggattatatctgcaacacgggcattatcgaaagatggttaagtggagtcacccaatgggtgccgtgcgttatcaggtacgtaatgcacagtagagatacattgtcgggaggaggaacccgaaaaatgtacaagtccgggaatacggggtgcatcgtatgtaacgttcgatgtacatataaagcctggtaggtgttgggattatatctgcaacacgggcattatcgaaagatggttaagtggagtcacccaatgggtgccgtgcgttataaggtacgtaatgcacagtagagatacattgtcgggaggaggaacccgaaaaatgtaccagtccgggaatacggggtgcatcgtatgtaacgttcgatgtacatataaagcctggtaggtgttgggattatatctgcaacacgggcattatcgaaagatggttaagtggagtcacccaatgggtgccgtgcgttataaggtacgtaatgcacagtagagatacattgtcgggaggaggaacccgaaaaatgtacaagtccgggaatacggggtgcatcgtatgtaacgttcgatgtacatataaagcctggtaggtgttgggattatatctgcaacacgggcattatcgaaagatggttaa contains these protein-coding regions:
- the LOC118516022 gene encoding uncharacterized protein LOC118516022; amino-acid sequence: MYVKLRSSQELQDVRADIGMGRRTAQGHLIVPLRKNVDSAELARRIQLALGEDGVVRVVTEMGELLVTNIDSLAEKSDVELAIKEKLGAEPGIARVELWELRDGTKRARVRLPLAKARLLIGQKLTLCQCVSGIREVPKKPLDRQRCFRCLLMGHLARNCRASSDRSGLCLQCGEEGHRISQCTSAAKCIVCQGPHRVGHSSCRQNQHSRA